In Pseudobacter ginsenosidimutans, the following are encoded in one genomic region:
- a CDS encoding RNA polymerase sigma factor — protein MEKQTDLLLLARFRQGDEQAFKQIFERFHKELVSFATFITGQQTAAQDIVIDVFLKILPRSGQFASIEKIRSYLYVLVRHAAYAFNEQEGRMRKKQQEYFYLQQSASVDPESPMDQEEMMARTLQQLYEYVQQLPPQEKKVFIRKIIQRQSVEEIAAELNISAKTVYNLAGSAISRLRQWLGNMPYPGALILISAFVELFSEKKEF, from the coding sequence ATGGAAAAGCAAACTGACCTTCTACTGCTCGCCCGGTTCCGCCAGGGCGATGAGCAGGCTTTCAAACAAATCTTTGAGCGGTTTCACAAAGAGCTTGTGAGCTTTGCAACTTTTATTACCGGTCAGCAAACAGCAGCGCAGGACATCGTAATCGACGTCTTTCTCAAGATCCTTCCCAGGTCTGGCCAGTTCGCTTCAATAGAAAAGATAAGGTCATACTTATATGTGCTGGTGCGGCACGCGGCTTACGCCTTCAATGAACAAGAGGGCCGTATGAGAAAAAAACAACAGGAGTATTTCTACCTGCAGCAATCGGCCTCTGTTGATCCGGAGTCGCCCATGGATCAGGAAGAAATGATGGCCCGTACACTTCAGCAACTCTATGAGTACGTACAGCAACTTCCTCCACAGGAGAAAAAAGTATTCATAAGAAAGATCATTCAACGGCAATCCGTTGAAGAGATCGCTGCTGAGCTCAATATCTCTGCCAAGACCGTTTATAATCTCGCAGGTTCTGCCATTTCCCGCCTCCGGCAGTGGCTTGGGAATATGCCATATCCCGGCGCTTTGATCCTCATCAGCGCTTTTGTAGAATTATTTTCAGAAAAAAAGGAATTCTGA
- a CDS encoding RagB/SusD family nutrient uptake outer membrane protein, giving the protein MKKCKLILVMAVCFSLTACNKFLDEKADRRQSVPDNLEDLELMLDNAFDLNAGSGVVNSSTDEFYLRSDDVEGLPQIYRDPYTWAPQTEAIFDWQKFYKAIFIANTVLEQLEKVDRASDPVRWDYCKGAALYFRGYNLFQLSQQYAPHYPGNENSPLGLPLRSSSDFNKVVTRSTLKETYDQMMLDIRASMPLLPSKTYPPIRPSRWAAYAMLARLHLLLENYTQAFDYADSTLAVSDDLMDYNTIDPSPEFPIQRFNPEVIYHIMDDGALTAGYTLVRIDSVLYRSFEEGDLRKKLFFIDNHDGSFSFRGNYTFSYYLFHGLATDEIYLIKAEAAVRTGKVDEALASLNTLLQHRWAPSKFQPVNIRDQDALLVKILDERKKEMIFRGQRWSDLRRLNRDPRFQITLRRVINGQEYTLPPNDLRYTFLIPPQSINISGIPQNPR; this is encoded by the coding sequence ATGAAAAAGTGTAAATTAATTTTGGTGATGGCGGTTTGTTTCTCGCTCACTGCCTGCAATAAATTCCTCGATGAGAAAGCTGACCGGCGACAATCTGTTCCGGATAACCTGGAAGATCTTGAACTGATGCTGGACAATGCATTCGATCTGAATGCCGGCTCGGGTGTAGTGAATAGCTCCACTGATGAGTTCTACCTGAGATCGGATGATGTTGAAGGGCTGCCGCAGATCTATCGCGATCCTTATACCTGGGCGCCACAAACGGAAGCAATATTCGACTGGCAGAAATTTTACAAAGCGATATTCATTGCCAATACAGTGCTGGAACAATTGGAAAAAGTGGACAGGGCTTCTGATCCTGTAAGATGGGATTATTGTAAAGGTGCGGCGCTTTATTTCAGGGGCTATAATTTATTCCAGCTTAGTCAGCAATATGCGCCTCATTATCCCGGCAATGAAAACTCTCCGCTGGGATTACCGTTGAGGTCAAGCTCGGATTTCAACAAAGTGGTTACAAGGTCAACGCTGAAAGAAACCTATGATCAGATGATGCTGGATATACGAGCCTCCATGCCGTTGCTGCCTTCAAAGACCTATCCTCCCATCAGGCCCTCCCGATGGGCTGCTTACGCTATGCTGGCCAGACTGCACCTGCTGTTGGAGAATTACACTCAGGCATTTGATTATGCTGATTCCACTCTTGCTGTTTCAGATGATCTGATGGATTACAATACCATCGATCCCAGCCCTGAATTTCCCATCCAACGTTTCAATCCGGAAGTGATCTATCATATAATGGACGATGGAGCGCTCACAGCCGGCTACACACTGGTGCGGATCGACAGCGTATTGTACCGTTCATTTGAAGAAGGAGACCTGCGGAAGAAACTCTTTTTCATCGATAATCACGATGGCTCATTTTCTTTCAGGGGAAATTATACTTTCAGTTATTATTTGTTCCATGGGCTGGCAACAGATGAGATCTATCTTATCAAAGCCGAAGCAGCAGTGAGAACAGGAAAAGTGGACGAGGCATTGGCCAGCCTGAATACATTATTGCAACATCGCTGGGCCCCTTCTAAATTCCAGCCTGTGAACATAAGGGACCAGGATGCGCTGCTGGTGAAGATCCTCGATGAAAGGAAAAAGGAAATGATCTTCCGTGGTCAGCGTTGGAGCGATCTCCGGAGACTGAACCGGGATCCGCGTTTCCAAATTACCCTCCGCAGAGTGATTAACGGTCAGGAGTATACGCTTCCGCCAAATGATCTCCGGTATACTTTTTTGATTCCACCGCAGTCTATCAATATCAGCGGAATTCCCCAGAACCCACGCTAA
- a CDS encoding DUF4382 domain-containing protein: MKKLWFFGAVLCSVSTLMLTSCSEDDPVNQTARLEVRLTDDPGDYKEVNIDIVDIQINITDNDNNGWQSLPNVRKGIYNLLDLVNDKDTMLVNADIPAGRVQQIRLVLGPNNTIRLNNGTVEPLQTPSAQQSGLKLNIHQNVLGGILYTLVMDFDAARSIVTTGGGKYILKPVIRTVLKEAGGSIAGVVVPYDFRTAVFAIQGTDTLAGTLTDTLGNYLIRGLDPGSYTVGYAPGNADYDTQNKAGVIVTTGQVTKLDTVVLAH; this comes from the coding sequence ATGAAAAAACTATGGTTTTTCGGGGCAGTGCTATGTTCCGTTTCAACCCTGATGCTGACCTCCTGTTCCGAAGACGATCCCGTTAATCAGACCGCACGCCTGGAAGTAAGACTCACAGACGATCCCGGCGACTACAAAGAAGTGAATATCGATATTGTGGATATTCAGATCAATATTACAGACAACGACAACAATGGCTGGCAAAGCCTGCCCAATGTCAGGAAAGGCATTTACAACCTGCTGGACCTGGTGAACGACAAAGACACGATGCTGGTGAATGCCGATATTCCGGCAGGCAGGGTACAACAGATCCGTCTGGTACTCGGGCCAAACAATACCATCAGATTGAATAATGGAACGGTTGAGCCTTTACAAACGCCCAGCGCGCAACAAAGCGGTCTCAAACTGAACATCCATCAAAATGTACTGGGAGGTATCCTGTATACCCTGGTGATGGACTTTGATGCGGCCCGATCCATTGTTACAACAGGAGGCGGTAAATATATTCTGAAACCTGTGATCAGAACAGTATTGAAAGAAGCCGGCGGCAGTATCGCAGGTGTGGTGGTGCCATATGATTTCCGTACAGCCGTTTTTGCTATTCAGGGAACGGATACTTTAGCCGGTACCCTCACAGATACCCTGGGTAATTATCTTATTCGCGGATTGGATCCGGGAAGTTACACGGTAGGCTATGCGCCAGGCAATGCAGATTATGATACACAAAACAAGGCTGGCGTTATTGTAACAACAGGACAAGTAACAAAGCTTGATACTGTGGTACTGGCGCATTAA
- the kdsA gene encoding 3-deoxy-8-phosphooctulonate synthase: MEKMLKDLFANQQYDENNFFLIAGPCVVESEELLMEVADKVSGICKNLGIPYIFKASYRKANRTSGSSFTGLGDEVAMQLLKKTGDKYKLPVTSDIHAHEEAAIAAQYIDVLQIPAFLCRQTDLLEAAAQTGKIVNVKKGQFLSGPSMKFAAEKIRNAGNDKVILTDRGNTFGYQDLIVDYRNIPWMKEHGAPVVMDCTHSLQQPNQTSGVTGGNPQLIGTIAKAAIATGADGLFIETHPNPAVAKSDGANMLKLDQLEPLLQQLVKLRKAVV, encoded by the coding sequence ATGGAAAAAATGCTAAAAGACCTGTTCGCCAATCAGCAGTATGACGAGAATAATTTCTTCCTGATCGCCGGCCCCTGTGTAGTGGAAAGTGAAGAGTTGTTGATGGAAGTGGCCGATAAAGTTTCAGGCATCTGCAAAAACCTTGGCATCCCTTATATTTTCAAAGCCTCTTACCGCAAAGCCAACCGCACCAGCGGAAGCTCTTTCACCGGACTCGGTGATGAAGTGGCGATGCAATTATTGAAGAAGACAGGAGACAAATACAAACTCCCTGTTACTTCAGATATCCACGCACACGAAGAAGCGGCCATTGCCGCCCAATACATCGATGTGCTGCAGATCCCTGCATTCCTCTGCCGTCAGACAGATCTGCTGGAAGCAGCTGCACAAACCGGCAAGATCGTTAACGTGAAAAAAGGACAATTCCTCAGCGGTCCTTCCATGAAGTTCGCTGCCGAAAAGATCCGCAATGCCGGAAACGACAAAGTGATCCTAACAGACCGTGGCAATACTTTCGGTTATCAGGACCTGATAGTGGACTATCGCAATATTCCCTGGATGAAAGAGCATGGCGCACCAGTGGTGATGGACTGTACTCACAGCCTCCAACAACCGAATCAGACCAGCGGCGTTACCGGTGGTAATCCCCAACTGATCGGTACTATTGCCAAAGCCGCTATCGCTACCGGAGCGGATGGTTTGTTCATTGAAACACATCCCAATCCTGCAGTTGCCAAATCTGATGGCGCCAATATGCTGAAACTGGACCAGCTGGAGCCATTGCTGCAGCAACTGGTGAAGCTGAGGAAAGCAGTAGTGTAA
- a CDS encoding helix-turn-helix domain-containing protein translates to MFHLDYTHTNYEAFVHHVGQRLNVPVINNEIQFPQDTATGTFTYVVLPNGLEATLINCVLNDDWLIHRKKIAEEFYVLRVDMLTVPGTLVVTIDEDKVKDMNTSKSIAYLTSSLFDWSYYSTKGTTYVGVSILFNKEWLARYLDLETAENVLSTYISLKAENINIVPLDNKFRQWMQTVMEVEQDNPLRLTIIQNRIMLMIERFFAIIYEKMHNPAFRVPLSQEDINRVMQVEAILTRDIYQSPPPISQLAKMVSISESKLKKDFKVMYGSPIYEYYQKARMQAAQDKLLTGKYSVKEVAMELGYANLSNFTIAFKKAFGVLPSRLLSKQV, encoded by the coding sequence GTGTTCCATCTAGACTACACTCATACCAATTATGAAGCGTTTGTGCACCATGTTGGACAGCGCCTCAATGTGCCTGTGATCAATAATGAGATCCAGTTCCCACAGGATACTGCAACAGGCACTTTTACCTATGTGGTCCTGCCCAACGGGCTCGAGGCCACCCTCATCAATTGTGTGCTCAACGACGACTGGCTGATCCATCGGAAAAAGATAGCCGAAGAGTTCTATGTACTGCGGGTAGATATGCTCACGGTGCCGGGTACCCTTGTTGTGACCATCGATGAGGACAAGGTGAAAGACATGAACACTTCCAAATCCATCGCCTACCTGACCAGTTCCCTGTTCGACTGGAGCTACTATAGTACCAAGGGCACCACCTATGTGGGGGTATCCATCCTGTTCAATAAGGAGTGGCTGGCCAGGTACCTTGACCTCGAGACGGCCGAGAATGTGCTCTCCACCTATATCTCACTGAAGGCGGAGAACATCAATATCGTTCCGCTCGATAACAAGTTCCGGCAATGGATGCAAACTGTTATGGAAGTGGAGCAGGATAATCCCCTCCGGCTAACCATCATCCAGAACCGAATCATGCTGATGATCGAAAGGTTTTTCGCCATCATATATGAGAAAATGCACAACCCCGCCTTCCGCGTACCACTCAGTCAGGAAGACATCAACAGGGTGATGCAGGTGGAAGCCATTCTCACCAGAGACATCTACCAGAGCCCTCCGCCAATTTCACAACTGGCCAAAATGGTCAGCATCAGTGAATCCAAACTGAAGAAGGATTTCAAAGTGATGTACGGTTCGCCTATCTATGAATATTACCAGAAGGCCCGCATGCAGGCTGCGCAGGATAAACTGCTAACAGGTAAATATTCTGTTAAAGAAGTGGCGATGGAACTGGGCTATGCCAACCTCAGCAATTTCACTATCGCCTTCAAGAAAGCGTTCGGGGTGCTTCCGAGCAGACTTTTGTCAAAACAGGTATAG
- a CDS encoding FecR family protein, whose amino-acid sequence MQDNQQKQRLIALMVKKLSSTITEEEQLELQYMMDEDPAARSFAEQFDPAFVARELARKDHIDTATEWEKLRQLVLSGNKQTPVRRILVRAAVAASLIILVASALYLMLKKKDEMPAKQIAHTDASHILPPDGKAMLTLDNGESIVLDSLNSQHLALKAQGVIAMNDHELQYGATGASAVVFNTISTPKGSSYKLLLPDGTRVWLNNASSVRFPTAFTGKSREVTTSGEAFFEVAKDNSKPFIVQSKEVKILVLGTSFNLEAWPEKNSVNATLLEGAVRVENKSGAALLKPGQQAKVENNIAVINNTDIDKVIAWKENRFVFRANTIHEVMDQLARYYDLEVAYSGNTTSSLFVGSFMRSAPLSEILEFLEKTGAVHFKIENRKITVLP is encoded by the coding sequence ATGCAGGATAATCAACAAAAACAGCGGCTCATAGCATTGATGGTGAAGAAACTTTCCTCCACTATTACTGAAGAAGAACAGCTGGAATTACAGTATATGATGGATGAAGATCCTGCTGCCAGATCCTTTGCTGAGCAATTCGATCCGGCATTCGTGGCGCGGGAACTGGCCAGGAAAGATCATATCGATACGGCAACGGAATGGGAGAAACTCAGGCAGCTGGTGTTATCCGGCAACAAACAAACGCCTGTCCGCCGGATACTGGTAAGGGCAGCCGTGGCAGCTTCATTGATCATACTGGTAGCATCGGCTTTGTACCTGATGTTGAAAAAGAAAGATGAGATGCCTGCAAAACAAATTGCGCATACTGATGCCAGTCATATCCTGCCGCCGGATGGCAAAGCGATGCTCACCCTGGATAACGGGGAATCCATTGTGCTGGATAGCCTGAACAGTCAACACCTGGCACTGAAAGCACAGGGCGTGATTGCCATGAACGACCATGAACTGCAATACGGGGCAACAGGAGCGTCCGCCGTTGTATTCAATACGATCTCAACACCTAAGGGTTCATCCTATAAACTATTGTTGCCAGATGGTACCCGTGTATGGCTCAATAACGCATCATCCGTAAGATTCCCAACGGCCTTTACCGGGAAAAGCAGGGAGGTGACCACTTCAGGTGAGGCTTTTTTTGAAGTGGCGAAAGACAACAGCAAGCCCTTCATCGTTCAATCCAAAGAAGTAAAAATATTGGTACTTGGCACCAGTTTCAACCTGGAAGCATGGCCTGAGAAAAATTCCGTGAATGCCACACTCCTGGAAGGCGCTGTGCGCGTGGAAAACAAATCAGGCGCGGCATTGCTGAAACCTGGTCAACAGGCAAAAGTGGAAAATAATATCGCCGTGATCAACAATACGGATATTGATAAAGTGATAGCCTGGAAAGAGAACAGGTTCGTGTTCCGCGCCAATACAATCCATGAAGTAATGGACCAGCTGGCAAGATACTATGATCTCGAGGTAGCATATTCGGGGAATACCACATCTTCCCTGTTTGTGGGCAGTTTCATGCGAAGTGCACCATTATCGGAGATTCTGGAATTCCTGGAAAAAACAGGAGCCGTCCATTTCAAAATTGAAAACAGGAAAATAACTGTATTGCCATGA
- a CDS encoding TlpA family protein disulfide reductase: MLLPAFTGTVLAQTAVSARIGTGNDQVYRIGDKLPDLQFKNLINYSASQTSLNAHKGKLVIIDFWEQGCSLCMEIFPKVQKLQEKYKDKMQFITVTKLTDKKQFARGMEIFPALKHFKLPTVLLDDQLFKNFPFESISHLVWINGNGVVKAITSSDYVTEENIQLALKGGDLPWPVKNDVLNFEAGRPLLHFEADRVKPPSELFYSALTAHIDGIDPIDQNLEDTINNTYTYIRYNHPVGLICDVSLTGFGSGRIDPKLLVVEEGDKNRFIFTKGKGYRNVWQMKNSYCYTIRLPLSMTQEERGEFIKNDLTRWLGVIGITAKMEEREIPCYDLVRTADGKPFPLSKKGKEEKAKAVYPFDSSHFTNIPLASLFNVDYGYFNEFPHLIMNKTGYSDSTRVDLNFSADYLSSPEQFKKELQQYGLDLVPATTRMKVHVISDKGYSRNLKP; this comes from the coding sequence ATGCTGCTCCCTGCTTTTACAGGAACAGTATTGGCTCAAACCGCCGTATCCGCCAGGATCGGAACGGGCAACGATCAGGTTTACAGGATCGGCGACAAACTGCCCGACCTGCAATTCAAGAACCTCATCAATTACAGTGCTTCACAAACCAGTCTGAACGCGCACAAAGGAAAACTGGTCATCATTGACTTCTGGGAACAGGGTTGTTCCCTCTGCATGGAGATCTTTCCAAAAGTGCAAAAGTTGCAGGAAAAATATAAAGACAAAATGCAGTTCATCACAGTGACCAAACTGACTGATAAAAAACAGTTTGCCAGGGGAATGGAGATCTTTCCCGCATTGAAGCATTTCAAACTGCCTACAGTGCTGCTGGATGATCAGCTGTTTAAGAATTTTCCATTTGAATCCATTTCCCATCTCGTTTGGATCAACGGTAATGGTGTGGTGAAAGCCATTACCAGCTCGGATTATGTTACCGAAGAGAATATTCAACTGGCGTTGAAAGGAGGCGATCTGCCCTGGCCGGTAAAAAACGATGTGTTGAATTTCGAGGCGGGCAGGCCATTGCTGCATTTCGAAGCAGACAGGGTAAAACCGCCCTCTGAACTTTTCTATTCCGCACTCACTGCCCATATCGATGGAATAGATCCAATAGACCAAAACCTGGAGGATACTATTAACAATACATACACGTACATCAGGTACAATCATCCTGTTGGGTTGATCTGCGATGTGTCTTTGACCGGATTCGGATCCGGCAGGATCGATCCCAAACTCCTGGTGGTTGAGGAAGGAGATAAGAACAGGTTCATTTTCACCAAAGGAAAAGGGTACAGGAATGTCTGGCAAATGAAGAATTCTTATTGCTACACCATAAGATTGCCACTTTCAATGACGCAGGAAGAAAGAGGGGAATTCATCAAAAACGATCTTACCCGCTGGCTGGGTGTAATAGGCATCACGGCAAAAATGGAAGAGAGGGAAATTCCCTGTTATGACCTTGTAAGAACTGCGGACGGTAAACCCTTCCCATTGTCGAAAAAAGGAAAAGAAGAAAAAGCAAAAGCAGTATATCCATTCGATAGTTCCCATTTCACCAATATCCCACTGGCTTCCCTGTTTAATGTTGACTATGGCTATTTCAATGAATTCCCTCATCTCATAATGAACAAAACCGGATACTCAGACAGCACCAGGGTAGATCTCAATTTCAGTGCGGATTACCTAAGCAGTCCGGAACAATTCAAGAAAGAACTGCAGCAATATGGACTGGACCTTGTTCCCGCCACAACCAGAATGAAAGTGCATGTGATCTCAGACAAGGGGTACAGCAGAAATCTGAAACCATAA
- a CDS encoding SusC/RagA family TonB-linked outer membrane protein, which produces MKKFLALTIPGMLLMLTTAAQYISLSVKEQPISIVFREIEKQTDYRFVYVMDALEGAQPVSLKTDRMPILDLLKKLFGPQPLRYEVSGKTIIVNKRKTENDTNPAGSNDLLDLKGKVLNEKGDPVIGATVAVKGSERSTATTLDGSFTLRGVQKRAVIIVSNIGFESRSIKLSGDAEITVVLKLSPTEMKEVVVMNTGYQQLPKERATGSFEQISEKKFNQRFSTGILNRLEGLSSTILMDRRFLSPGSYKLEKGNISIRGLSTITETIKSPLIIVNNFPYEGDLESINPNDVESITVLRDAAAASIWGARAGNGVIVITTKKGNYKQAARVTVNSNLMVMNKPDLFYMPYMSSRDFIDVERMLFANGKYDNDINPGNQMRPAISPVIEILASQKNGSITEERANQMIDSLSHFDVRNDFSKYVYRSAVTQQYAVNLSGGSQNMKYALSAGFDKELLTLIGNDTRRITLRSDNAYMPAKNLEIHLAVNVASALYNNNAIGEFGSGAWNYFNQYPSKLLYPYASLADEEGRPRSIPRNYRMSYINSLQVPGLLNWEYKPLDEIRLADNATKKLDLLLEAGINYKIIDGLQLNVNFQHQVANVNMDRHHSLETYYARNQINLFSRWEGDKLVNRIPRGGIFFQSEGRVQSTVGRAQINFQRTFKEKHQLVMLAASEIKDAKEESTSWTTYGYNKQTYSSALVNYDTLYSLFDGLEYGMGRILANQGFTGFTNRFISFLMNASYIFDNRITITGSARRDASNLFGVETNNRWQPLWSVGASWELSREGFYRSDLIPFLKLRATYGTRGNVNNQLSKIVTIVREPAMFSPLNIPFATIVSPSDPSLRWETAADLNLGLDFKLKNNRLTGTLEYFHRKAIDLVYHALVDPSTGLSSVQKNSASLSTKGWQVELGSVVLNGPFQWTSSLALNYTSSKITDYQIDDKGRTASGVIRSGVGLLMLRGKDPYGLFSFPFAGLDPENGDPRGYIGDKISKDYYALLQQAADTTRLVYHGSAIPRYYGNFLNTFSWKGFSLAVNVLYKLGFFVRKNGVTYETLFDNGIIQPEMEKRWRQKGDELFTNVPSMIYPIQDSYRDQFYNNSEANVIRGDNIRLQYVRLSYQVNKPVFGAKFIQSLELSCSANDLGFIWRASKDRLDPEFFGSEGRYLLPKNYTVGCRITF; this is translated from the coding sequence ATGAAGAAATTTTTAGCACTGACAATTCCGGGAATGCTGCTGATGCTGACCACTGCGGCACAGTACATTTCACTATCGGTAAAAGAACAACCGATCAGCATTGTATTCCGGGAGATCGAAAAACAAACCGATTATCGCTTCGTGTATGTGATGGATGCGCTGGAAGGGGCGCAGCCTGTATCGCTTAAAACAGATAGAATGCCGATCCTGGATCTGTTGAAAAAACTGTTCGGGCCACAACCGCTTCGCTATGAAGTGTCAGGCAAAACTATTATTGTGAACAAAAGGAAAACAGAAAACGATACAAATCCTGCCGGCAGCAATGATCTGCTGGACCTGAAAGGAAAAGTGCTGAATGAAAAAGGCGATCCTGTGATTGGGGCCACCGTTGCCGTAAAAGGGTCGGAACGATCCACCGCTACTACGCTCGATGGCAGCTTCACACTGAGGGGTGTGCAAAAGAGAGCAGTGATCATTGTATCGAATATCGGGTTTGAAAGCCGCAGCATCAAACTGTCAGGCGATGCCGAGATCACGGTGGTATTGAAACTGTCGCCCACGGAAATGAAGGAAGTTGTAGTGATGAACACGGGATACCAGCAACTGCCGAAGGAGCGTGCTACCGGCTCGTTCGAGCAGATCAGTGAGAAGAAATTCAATCAGCGTTTCAGCACGGGTATACTCAATCGCCTGGAAGGTTTGAGCAGCACCATCCTGATGGACAGAAGATTCCTTTCTCCCGGTTCCTACAAACTGGAAAAAGGGAATATCAGTATACGCGGGCTCAGCACTATCACGGAAACCATCAAGTCGCCACTGATCATCGTGAATAATTTCCCCTACGAAGGCGACCTTGAAAGCATCAATCCCAATGATGTGGAAAGCATTACCGTGCTGAGGGATGCTGCCGCAGCCTCCATCTGGGGCGCGAGAGCGGGCAATGGTGTAATTGTGATCACAACAAAAAAGGGGAATTATAAACAGGCTGCGCGGGTTACCGTCAACTCCAATCTGATGGTGATGAACAAGCCGGATCTTTTTTACATGCCCTATATGTCTTCCCGGGACTTCATCGATGTGGAGAGAATGCTATTTGCTAATGGTAAATACGATAATGATATCAATCCCGGCAACCAGATGAGGCCGGCCATTAGTCCTGTTATCGAGATCCTTGCCTCACAAAAGAATGGATCGATAACGGAAGAAAGAGCCAACCAGATGATCGATAGCCTCAGCCATTTTGATGTGCGCAATGATTTCAGTAAATATGTGTACAGGTCTGCTGTGACGCAGCAATATGCAGTGAATCTGTCCGGCGGTTCACAGAATATGAAGTATGCCCTGTCTGCCGGGTTCGATAAAGAACTGCTCACCCTTATTGGTAATGATACCAGGCGGATCACGCTGAGATCGGATAATGCCTATATGCCAGCCAAAAACCTGGAGATACACCTGGCGGTGAATGTTGCATCAGCTTTGTACAATAACAATGCGATCGGTGAATTCGGAAGCGGTGCATGGAATTATTTCAATCAGTATCCTTCCAAATTGCTTTACCCTTATGCTTCACTGGCAGATGAAGAAGGACGCCCACGCAGTATCCCAAGAAATTACAGGATGAGTTATATCAATTCGCTGCAGGTGCCAGGTTTGCTGAACTGGGAGTACAAGCCTTTGGATGAGATCAGGCTGGCAGATAATGCAACAAAAAAACTGGACCTGTTACTGGAAGCAGGCATCAACTATAAGATCATCGATGGCCTGCAACTCAACGTTAACTTTCAACATCAGGTTGCCAATGTAAATATGGACAGGCATCACAGCCTCGAAACTTATTATGCAAGAAATCAGATCAATCTTTTCTCGCGGTGGGAAGGAGATAAGCTGGTGAACCGTATTCCAAGGGGGGGCATTTTTTTCCAGTCCGAGGGGCGTGTACAATCAACTGTAGGAAGAGCACAAATCAATTTTCAACGAACATTCAAAGAAAAGCATCAGCTTGTAATGCTGGCTGCCTCAGAAATAAAGGATGCCAAAGAGGAGTCCACCAGCTGGACCACATATGGGTACAACAAACAAACCTACTCTTCAGCTCTGGTGAATTATGATACCTTGTACTCTTTGTTCGATGGTTTGGAATATGGAATGGGCAGGATATTGGCCAATCAGGGCTTTACCGGATTCACCAATCGCTTCATTTCATTTCTCATGAATGCTTCCTATATATTCGATAATCGCATAACCATCACTGGCAGTGCCAGAAGGGATGCTTCCAACCTTTTTGGCGTTGAAACCAATAACCGCTGGCAACCGTTATGGTCCGTTGGAGCCAGCTGGGAATTATCGCGCGAAGGATTCTATCGTTCCGATCTGATCCCTTTTCTGAAGCTCAGGGCAACTTATGGTACCAGGGGTAATGTGAACAATCAGCTGAGCAAAATAGTTACCATCGTGCGAGAACCTGCCATGTTCAGTCCGCTGAATATTCCGTTTGCAACCATCGTTTCTCCCTCTGATCCCAGTCTTCGCTGGGAAACGGCAGCCGATCTCAACCTCGGACTGGATTTCAAATTAAAGAATAACAGGCTGACGGGAACGTTGGAATATTTTCACCGGAAAGCAATTGACCTGGTTTATCATGCGCTGGTAGACCCCTCAACCGGATTGAGCTCTGTGCAGAAGAACAGTGCCAGTCTTTCTACCAAAGGCTGGCAGGTTGAACTGGGCAGTGTTGTGCTTAACGGACCATTCCAGTGGACCTCCAGTCTGGCGTTGAATTACACTTCATCCAAAATTACAGACTACCAGATCGATGATAAAGGAAGAACAGCCAGTGGCGTGATTAGAAGTGGCGTTGGTCTTTTGATGTTGAGAGGGAAGGATCCCTATGGACTTTTCAGTTTTCCATTTGCCGGCCTGGATCCTGAGAACGGTGATCCGAGAGGATATATCGGCGATAAGATCAGTAAAGATTATTATGCCTTACTTCAACAGGCCGCAGATACTACCAGGCTGGTATATCATGGTTCCGCCATTCCCAGGTATTATGGAAATTTTCTGAATACATTTTCCTGGAAAGGATTCAGTCTGGCGGTGAATGTGCTGTATAAGCTCGGTTTTTTTGTGAGGAAAAATGGTGTGACTTATGAAACTCTTTTCGATAACGGCATCATACAACCGGAAATGGAAAAAAGATGGCGTCAGAAGGGAGATGAATTGTTCACCAATGTGCCTTCCATGATCTATCCCATTCAGGATAGTTACCGGGACCAATTCTATAATAACTCAGAAGCCAATGTGATCAGGGGCGATAATATCCGGCTGCAGTATGTGCGGCTGTCTTACCAGGTAAATAAACCGGTGTTCGGTGCAAAATTCATCCAGTCGCTCGAGCTTTCCTGCAGCGCCAATGATCTTGGTTTTATCTGGCGTGCATCCAAAGACAGATTGGACCCGGAGTTCTTCGGTAGCGAAGGGCGTTACTTGCTCCCAAAGAATTACACCGTTGGTTGCAGGATTACATTTTGA